The proteins below are encoded in one region of Sporosarcina sp. FSL K6-1508:
- a CDS encoding LCP family protein produces the protein MEDNYEGPLPKRRRKKKLRIGRVIFLIATLCFIGAGLYSYFEYKAGKSLAADNGIEPGPFKGDAADPKYTSVENYLLLGVDDDGSGRSRTDTMMVLSWDKSAGQMRVISFMRDIYADIPGYKSYKLNTAYYLGKLQATKDTITGMFGVPIHHYAIVDFANFESIVDIAFPGGVEIDVQKEMSEKIGVTLTPGKKQLNGKELLGYARFRADAEGDFGRVARQQEVIAALKKEAMRPGMIANVPKLAGALSGFVDTDLTAKDEISRAISLLLKKGVDIETMTVPVEGSYSFKSYSHAGSVIEVDIAKNKEAISKFLSMQLD, from the coding sequence ATGGAAGATAATTATGAAGGGCCATTACCGAAAAGACGTAGAAAGAAAAAACTTCGTATCGGCAGGGTCATCTTTTTAATAGCTACACTCTGTTTTATCGGAGCCGGACTTTATTCGTATTTTGAATACAAGGCCGGGAAATCACTGGCAGCAGACAACGGAATTGAGCCGGGTCCATTTAAAGGGGATGCAGCAGATCCGAAATATACGTCAGTTGAAAATTACTTACTTCTCGGTGTAGATGATGATGGCAGCGGGCGGTCACGTACGGATACGATGATGGTGCTATCGTGGGATAAGAGTGCAGGCCAGATGCGGGTCATCTCATTTATGCGTGATATTTATGCAGATATTCCGGGATACAAGTCGTATAAGTTAAACACCGCCTATTATCTGGGTAAGTTGCAGGCTACGAAAGATACGATAACAGGCATGTTTGGTGTACCTATACATCATTATGCAATCGTCGATTTCGCTAACTTTGAATCGATTGTCGATATTGCATTTCCAGGCGGTGTTGAAATTGATGTCCAAAAAGAGATGTCCGAAAAAATAGGCGTTACACTTACGCCTGGGAAAAAACAATTGAACGGCAAAGAGTTGCTGGGCTATGCTCGTTTCCGGGCAGATGCAGAAGGCGATTTCGGACGAGTCGCCCGTCAACAGGAAGTGATTGCTGCTCTTAAAAAAGAAGCGATGCGACCGGGGATGATTGCTAATGTACCAAAACTTGCAGGTGCGCTGTCAGGCTTCGTAGACACAGATCTGACGGCAAAAGATGAAATTTCACGTGCGATTTCTCTTCTGTTGAAAAAAGGGGTAGATATTGAAACAATGACTGTGCCCGTGGAAGGTTCGTATTCATTTAAGTCGTATTCACACGCTGGCTCAGTCATCGAAGTAGATATTGCAAAAAATAAAGAAGCGATTTCAAAATTTCTAAGTATGCAGTTAGATTAA
- a CDS encoding YjcZ family sporulation protein, which translates to MGREYGGGEGNSFALLVVLFILLIIIGASYIY; encoded by the coding sequence ATGGGACGTGAATACGGAGGAGGAGAAGGTAATTCTTTCGCTTTGCTAGTTGTGCTTTTTATCCTATTGATAATCATTGGCGCAAGCTATATCTATTAA
- the msrA gene encoding peptide-methionine (S)-S-oxide reductase MsrA, which translates to MKLTEKTVEKATFAGGCFWCMVKPFKEWDGIQDVISGYMGGHVENPTYEDVKKGDSGHLEVVEITYNPAIFSYEKLLDVFWQQIDPTDAYGQFQDRGHSYSTAIFYYTDAQRQIAERSKEKLDASGTFSKPIVTPIRPAQTFYRAEEYHQDYYVKEQEHYNEDRALSGRDEFITGHWS; encoded by the coding sequence ATGAAGTTGACTGAAAAAACAGTTGAAAAAGCAACATTTGCTGGCGGTTGTTTTTGGTGTATGGTAAAACCTTTCAAAGAATGGGACGGTATCCAAGACGTTATATCAGGTTATATGGGTGGACATGTTGAAAACCCTACATATGAAGATGTCAAAAAAGGCGACTCCGGTCATTTGGAAGTCGTCGAGATCACATATAATCCAGCCATTTTTTCTTATGAAAAATTGTTAGATGTGTTTTGGCAACAGATTGACCCGACGGATGCATACGGACAATTTCAAGACCGAGGCCATTCGTACTCAACAGCGATCTTCTATTATACAGATGCACAGCGCCAAATTGCGGAAAGGTCTAAAGAAAAACTTGATGCAAGTGGTACATTCTCTAAACCAATCGTTACGCCTATTCGTCCTGCTCAAACATTTTACCGTGCTGAAGAGTATCACCAGGATTATTATGTAAAAGAGCAAGAGCATTACAATGAAGACCGCGCACTTTCCGGTCGGGATGAATTTATCACGGGTCACTGGTCGTAA
- a CDS encoding NUDIX hydrolase, with product MDVVFKTEKAVFNYRVAGIWIENGHVLLHRAVNESNWSLPGGRVGIAEDSKSSLKRKFREELGNDVRVDRMVLVIENFFEHGGKDFHEIGFYYLITAEENPSSFRKDTFHGIEGERLIFKWTSIKNLNEVELYPECLRTALKNLPQHIQHFVVK from the coding sequence ATGGATGTCGTATTTAAAACTGAAAAAGCTGTTTTTAATTATCGAGTAGCTGGAATTTGGATTGAAAATGGGCATGTTTTATTGCATCGGGCTGTTAATGAGTCGAATTGGTCGCTTCCTGGAGGGAGAGTGGGAATTGCGGAGGATTCGAAAAGCAGTCTTAAAAGGAAGTTTCGTGAAGAATTGGGAAATGATGTTCGTGTAGATCGAATGGTTTTGGTCATTGAGAATTTCTTTGAACATGGGGGAAAAGATTTTCATGAAATCGGCTTTTATTATTTGATAACAGCTGAGGAAAATCCATCTTCCTTTCGCAAAGACACTTTCCATGGTATTGAAGGAGAGCGATTAATCTTTAAATGGACATCAATAAAAAACTTGAATGAAGTGGAGTTGTATCCTGAATGTTTGCGCACCGCTTTAAAAAATCTACCGCAGCATATACAACATTTTGTGGTGAAATAA
- a CDS encoding IS1182 family transposase, whose product MSIIRQQSLFDMHELYKMEPTHHFEAVFSTVNLNPILNLFDKPKKVGAPRELNYGAMIYSLIARVVERIVTIKDLVRRLDRDPIFRYDCGFLHSDQIPSEASYSRMITVISESDTMTQIHDNLILLAIDEGHIGEENIAIDATHFEARDRAQASEKKEKPASKKRGRKPKAEREQWLKEKQAAEKARPIYEKEIVHQLSESVETLFKEAPIDPKWGIKKNSDGKNTFWFGYKGHLAVSTKSQYILTGMMTSGSLNDGKAAIPLLKKIDRDLPALFNTGLFDAGYDYEPIYQQLTDQNLQAVIPYNRRNEGEMVGYDEHFAPTCVVEHSYLYDSFDPKYKTLKYTRPKECATCPLQHDTLCQKTYKIRQSTDFRKYTNPARGSKKWDELYKERTAVERVNAYLKEFFGLNNVRHRTGKKAKLHFQLVTLVYNASKLATDRIRVVMKQQSLQVA is encoded by the coding sequence ATGTCCATTATACGACAACAAAGCCTGTTTGACATGCATGAATTATATAAGATGGAACCCACCCATCATTTTGAAGCAGTTTTTTCAACAGTTAACTTAAATCCTATCTTGAATCTATTCGATAAACCGAAAAAAGTAGGTGCACCTAGAGAATTGAATTACGGTGCCATGATCTATTCACTTATCGCTCGCGTCGTCGAGCGTATTGTGACAATCAAGGATCTTGTCAGACGGTTGGATCGTGACCCCATTTTTCGTTATGACTGTGGTTTTCTTCATTCCGACCAAATCCCATCCGAAGCTTCTTATTCCAGGATGATTACCGTCATCAGTGAATCAGATACGATGACCCAAATTCATGACAATCTTATTTTGCTGGCCATCGATGAAGGGCATATTGGCGAAGAAAACATCGCCATTGACGCCACCCATTTCGAGGCGAGGGATCGTGCCCAGGCTTCCGAAAAGAAAGAAAAGCCGGCTTCGAAAAAGCGCGGTCGCAAGCCAAAAGCCGAACGTGAACAATGGTTGAAAGAAAAACAGGCGGCGGAGAAAGCGCGTCCGATTTATGAAAAAGAGATTGTACATCAGCTATCCGAATCAGTAGAAACGTTGTTTAAAGAGGCCCCTATCGATCCGAAATGGGGAATCAAGAAAAACAGTGATGGAAAAAACACCTTCTGGTTTGGTTATAAAGGTCATTTGGCCGTCAGCACAAAAAGCCAATATATTCTTACGGGTATGATGACGTCCGGTAGTCTCAATGACGGGAAAGCAGCCATTCCATTATTGAAGAAAATTGATCGGGACCTTCCAGCTTTATTTAACACAGGTCTTTTCGATGCCGGTTACGACTACGAACCGATTTATCAACAATTGACTGACCAAAATCTACAAGCCGTCATTCCGTATAATCGACGCAACGAAGGAGAGATGGTCGGTTACGACGAGCATTTCGCACCGACGTGTGTCGTAGAGCATTCCTATCTTTACGATAGCTTCGATCCGAAATACAAGACACTGAAATATACACGCCCGAAAGAATGTGCGACCTGTCCATTACAACACGACACCCTTTGTCAAAAGACCTATAAAATTAGACAATCCACGGATTTCAGGAAGTACACCAATCCAGCCAGGGGATCGAAAAAGTGGGATGAACTGTACAAGGAACGTACCGCTGTCGAACGGGTCAATGCGTATTTAAAAGAATTCTTCGGGCTCAATAATGTCCGTCATCGAACTGGAAAGAAAGCGAAGCTGCACTTCCAATTGGTGACGCTTGTTTATAATGCTTCAAAATTAGCCACGGATCGGATCAGAGTAGTAATGAAGCAACAGTCGTTACAAGTAGCTTAA
- a CDS encoding nitroreductase family protein, with protein MKWMSTAQAAVVVTGRPDISKYWLQDASIATAFIWLAATDLQLGVGFGAVYHTEDAEESRKRETYVREALKIPPDRRIVAIQGLGFPAEKPKAKKC; from the coding sequence ATGAAATGGATGTCTACGGCGCAAGCGGCGGTTGTTGTGACCGGGCGACCGGATATCAGTAAGTATTGGCTGCAAGATGCATCCATTGCGACAGCATTTATATGGTTAGCTGCGACAGATTTACAGCTTGGCGTTGGGTTTGGTGCTGTCTACCATACAGAGGATGCTGAAGAGTCAAGGAAGCGTGAAACGTATGTAAGAGAAGCTTTAAAAATCCCGCCGGACAGACGAATTGTCGCAATCCAGGGTCTAGGGTTTCCAGCAGAAAAACCAAAAGCAAAAAAATGCTAA
- the thrS gene encoding threonine--tRNA ligase: MNDKQIEIQFPDGSKKEFTVGVTLAEIAESISSSLRKTVVAGKVNDQLCDLSQCIMEDASVTLFTKESKEGLQVLRHTAAHVLGQAVKRLYDNSKLGIGPVIENGFFYDFQTSTSITSNDLAMIEKEMEAIIGEDLEIERLEVTYEEAKKIFEQHDELFKLEILKEIPTDEKISLYKQGEFIDLCRGPHLPSTGWVKAFKLTHLSGAYWQGDSDNQVMQRVYGIAFLKKKDLDQHLYFLEEAEKRDHRKLGKQLKLFMFSEEAPGMPFYLPNGQIIRTELENFSRALQTKAGYAEVSTPFMMNQRLWEQSGHWDHYHENMYFSEVENAKFAMKPMNCPGHMLIFKNSLHSYRDLPIRMAEFGQVHRHEFSGALNGLLRVRTFCQDDAHIFVRHNQIQSEIKQVIRLIDEVYQAFGFEYSIELSTRPEQSLGSDEIWNDSEEALKNVLDDLAVPYQLNEGDGAFYGPKIDFHIKDALGRSHQCGTIQLDFQMPEKFDLTYIDENNEKVRPVVIHRAIFGSIDRFFGILIEHFAGAFPTWLAPVQVQIVPVSHVHLDYALNVQSVLRNEGIRVEIDRRDEKLGYKVREAQLQKVPYALILGDKEASEGTVNVRKFGSQKTDSLSIEDFASYIYQQIEQRIL; the protein is encoded by the coding sequence ATGAATGACAAACAGATTGAGATTCAATTTCCGGATGGTAGCAAAAAGGAGTTTACAGTAGGGGTTACATTGGCGGAGATTGCAGAATCGATAAGTTCAAGCCTGAGAAAAACGGTTGTAGCGGGCAAAGTCAATGACCAATTGTGTGATTTATCACAATGCATTATGGAGGATGCTTCGGTTACACTTTTCACGAAGGAATCGAAAGAAGGACTCCAAGTGCTAAGGCACACAGCTGCACATGTGTTGGGGCAAGCCGTAAAAAGACTGTATGACAATTCGAAGTTAGGGATTGGACCCGTTATTGAAAACGGTTTTTTCTACGATTTTCAAACGTCTACAAGTATTACTTCAAATGATTTAGCAATGATCGAAAAGGAAATGGAAGCGATTATAGGAGAAGATTTGGAGATCGAGCGCTTGGAAGTCACATACGAAGAGGCTAAAAAAATATTTGAGCAGCATGACGAATTGTTTAAATTAGAGATTTTAAAAGAGATACCAACTGACGAGAAAATATCACTTTATAAACAAGGAGAATTTATTGACCTTTGTCGTGGACCACATCTACCATCTACTGGATGGGTAAAAGCATTCAAATTAACACATTTATCGGGTGCCTATTGGCAAGGGGATAGTGATAATCAAGTTATGCAACGTGTCTATGGAATTGCCTTTTTGAAAAAGAAAGACTTAGACCAGCATTTGTATTTCTTAGAGGAAGCAGAAAAAAGGGATCATCGAAAACTAGGCAAGCAACTTAAATTATTCATGTTCTCTGAGGAAGCACCTGGCATGCCATTCTATTTACCGAATGGGCAGATAATACGAACGGAGCTAGAGAACTTTTCACGTGCACTTCAAACGAAGGCGGGGTATGCCGAAGTCAGCACACCTTTCATGATGAATCAACGTCTGTGGGAGCAATCGGGTCACTGGGATCATTACCATGAAAATATGTATTTTTCAGAGGTAGAGAACGCGAAATTCGCAATGAAGCCGATGAATTGTCCGGGTCATATGTTGATTTTTAAAAATAGTCTTCATTCGTACCGTGATTTACCGATACGGATGGCTGAATTCGGTCAAGTCCATCGACATGAATTTAGTGGGGCCCTTAATGGACTATTAAGGGTTCGAACATTCTGCCAAGATGATGCGCATATTTTTGTGAGGCATAATCAAATTCAAAGCGAAATAAAGCAAGTTATTCGTCTGATTGATGAAGTTTATCAAGCTTTTGGTTTTGAATATTCGATTGAACTTTCAACAAGGCCAGAACAATCACTAGGGAGTGACGAGATTTGGAATGATTCAGAAGAGGCTCTAAAGAATGTTTTGGATGATTTAGCGGTTCCTTATCAATTAAATGAGGGGGATGGCGCATTTTACGGACCCAAAATTGACTTCCATATTAAAGATGCACTTGGACGCAGCCACCAATGCGGCACAATTCAACTCGATTTCCAAATGCCTGAAAAGTTTGATCTAACTTATATTGATGAAAACAATGAAAAAGTCCGTCCAGTGGTCATTCACCGTGCAATCTTTGGCTCAATCGATCGTTTCTTTGGCATCCTGATTGAACATTTTGCAGGAGCTTTTCCAACATGGCTTGCTCCAGTGCAAGTACAAATCGTTCCTGTTTCACATGTCCATTTAGATTACGCGTTAAACGTACAGTCCGTTTTAAGAAATGAAGGAATACGAGTTGAGATTGATAGGCGGGATGAAAAGTTGGGTTACAAGGTAAGGGAAGCCCAACTACAGAAGGTCCCTTATGCACTTATTTTAGGTGACAAAGAGGCGAGTGAAGGAACGGTGAACGTTCGGAAATTTGGCAGTCAAAAAACGGATAGCTTATCTATCGAAGATTTTGCGTCGTACATTTACCAGCAAATAGAACAGCGTATCCTTTAA
- a CDS encoding nitroreductase family protein: MGNLFIDLMKKRRSIYSLNKNIEQSEEGIQKLIIEAIKLSPSAFNSQSSRAVILFNDSHNKLWGIVADTLSGIVAKQKFSKTEEKIATFRAGFGTILFFEDTAVIKNLQKDFPLYAEQFPSWSDQSTAIAQHSVWTALALEDIGASLQHYNPLIDKAVKNEWQIPSTWNLRAQMPFGGIAAEPEEKEFISDENRFIVFN; this comes from the coding sequence ATGGGCAATCTATTTATTGATTTAATGAAAAAACGTCGTTCTATTTATTCGCTGAATAAAAACATTGAACAATCTGAGGAAGGTATTCAAAAGCTTATTATAGAGGCTATTAAACTAAGTCCTTCAGCATTTAACTCACAATCATCGCGAGCTGTTATTCTTTTCAATGATTCCCATAATAAATTATGGGGAATTGTAGCAGATACATTAAGTGGGATTGTTGCAAAGCAAAAATTCTCGAAAACTGAAGAGAAAATTGCTACATTTCGTGCGGGTTTTGGTACAATTTTATTCTTTGAGGATACAGCGGTAATAAAGAATTTACAAAAAGATTTCCCTCTATATGCAGAGCAATTTCCGAGTTGGTCTGATCAATCAACAGCGATTGCCCAACATTCCGTCTGGACAGCATTAGCTCTTGAGGACATAGGTGCTTCACTCCAACACTATAATCCTCTCATTGACAAAGCTGTTAAAAACGAATGGCAAATACCTTCTACTTGGAATTTAAGAGCGCAAATGCCGTTTGGTGGTATAGCCGCTGAACCTGAAGAAAAAGAATTTATATCTGATGAAAATCGATTTATAGTATTTAATTAA
- a CDS encoding MFS transporter: MRFVYLTVIIFFVSLNLRPSITSVGPLLDIIQTDLGISGVTASLITALPVFCMGLFAILAIKLNNCLGMEKSLLIAMSLIFVATFFRMFVHNSFLLFATALFSGIGIGIAGPLITGFIKKYFPNNHGLMGVYSVSMVIGAAVASSFSVPIYERMNESWQYSLSFWSILAVPASLLLLPLLNKAEKSKDTQPISALFVKNKRVTLFMAFFGCMAAIFYSLTAWLAPIVQSMGFSHSQSGLILTLFTVIQIPVSFLIPILVTKTGNRKIWLLVCILLEVIGIVILLFHFSPWAATIFLGIGAGGLFPLALLLPIQEAKSIEQTISWSAMMQFGGYLLGALGPTFIGLTVDIFDNFAPAMVGLLIIICAMLVTVLKIGNKTGHGEHVNEGIH, translated from the coding sequence ATGCGTTTTGTTTATCTCACGGTTATTATATTTTTTGTTTCACTGAATCTAAGGCCATCCATTACTTCTGTTGGTCCTTTACTTGATATCATCCAAACGGATTTAGGGATTAGTGGGGTAACGGCTAGTTTAATAACTGCACTGCCGGTTTTTTGTATGGGACTATTTGCCATCTTGGCCATTAAGCTAAATAATTGTTTGGGAATGGAGAAGTCCTTGCTTATAGCAATGTCTTTGATTTTCGTTGCTACTTTCTTTCGCATGTTTGTTCATAATAGCTTTTTGTTGTTTGCGACAGCTTTATTCTCCGGAATTGGAATTGGTATAGCAGGACCACTGATTACAGGGTTTATAAAAAAGTACTTTCCCAATAATCATGGTCTAATGGGGGTTTACTCTGTATCAATGGTGATTGGAGCGGCTGTTGCATCCAGTTTTTCTGTGCCGATATACGAAAGAATGAATGAATCTTGGCAATACTCTTTAAGTTTCTGGAGTATATTAGCGGTTCCTGCATCTTTACTACTTCTTCCACTCCTAAATAAAGCTGAAAAGAGTAAAGATACCCAGCCTATTTCAGCTTTGTTTGTAAAAAATAAAAGGGTGACATTATTCATGGCGTTTTTTGGGTGCATGGCGGCCATCTTTTATTCGCTAACAGCTTGGTTAGCCCCCATCGTACAATCAATGGGATTCAGCCACTCGCAATCGGGTTTGATTTTGACCCTATTTACAGTAATTCAAATTCCCGTAAGCTTTTTAATACCCATTCTCGTTACCAAAACAGGGAATAGAAAAATTTGGTTACTAGTTTGTATTCTATTAGAAGTAATCGGAATTGTAATTTTGCTGTTTCATTTCTCACCATGGGCAGCGACAATTTTCCTTGGTATCGGGGCAGGTGGTTTGTTTCCTTTGGCATTACTTCTGCCTATTCAAGAAGCTAAAAGTATTGAACAAACAATCTCCTGGTCAGCCATGATGCAATTTGGTGGATATCTACTTGGGGCTCTGGGGCCAACATTTATCGGACTGACAGTAGATATTTTTGACAATTTTGCACCAGCAATGGTAGGACTATTGATAATTATATGTGCAATGCTTGTCACTGTCTTGAAAATAGGGAACAAAACAGGACACGGTGAACATGTTAATGAGGGAATCCACTAA
- a CDS encoding LysR substrate-binding domain-containing protein encodes MEIRQLHYFLMLCNELHFTEAAYKLGISQPTLSQQIRVLEDELGVPLFDRLGKKTVKTEAGNLLEQYALQIVQQLENAKSAIEDLTNLHTGHLRVAVLPSDLDYRLTALLIDFHKEFPNTKVQVIPSIDILNKVLENEVDIGVGLAIQPDNRLNRIPFYTETYSLFITDEHELADKDIILPSDLVNMPLVMYPKGFSGRDLIENWCDIQEISIDTLMETGSATSLFQLVKSGIGATIQPSQLIENFQSLGMRAIPIKHSPTRNLEMFYRNDKYLTRSAQAFLKRMETFF; translated from the coding sequence ATGGAAATCAGGCAATTACACTATTTTCTTATGCTGTGCAATGAACTGCATTTTACTGAAGCTGCATACAAACTTGGGATTTCGCAACCAACACTGAGTCAACAAATACGGGTATTGGAAGATGAGCTAGGAGTGCCTCTGTTCGACCGTCTTGGTAAAAAGACAGTTAAGACCGAAGCAGGTAATCTTCTTGAGCAATACGCTTTACAAATTGTTCAGCAACTAGAAAACGCAAAAAGTGCTATAGAAGATCTCACAAATCTGCATACCGGTCACTTACGTGTAGCGGTACTACCGTCCGATCTTGATTATCGATTAACAGCATTACTAATCGATTTTCATAAGGAATTTCCAAACACTAAAGTGCAAGTGATCCCATCGATTGATATTTTAAATAAAGTACTAGAAAACGAAGTTGATATTGGCGTTGGGCTAGCAATTCAACCAGACAACCGTTTAAATCGCATCCCTTTTTACACTGAAACATATAGTCTTTTTATTACTGACGAACATGAATTAGCAGACAAAGATATTATCCTCCCCTCTGATTTAGTAAATATGCCTTTAGTTATGTATCCTAAAGGATTCTCTGGACGTGATCTGATTGAGAATTGGTGTGATATTCAAGAAATTTCTATTGATACTTTGATGGAAACAGGATCAGCCACGTCCTTGTTTCAGCTTGTAAAATCCGGGATTGGAGCTACTATTCAACCTAGTCAACTGATTGAAAATTTCCAGTCACTCGGTATGCGTGCAATTCCAATCAAGCATTCACCTACTAGGAACTTAGAAATGTTTTATCGCAATGACAAATATTTAACTCGATCTGCACAAGCATTCTTGAAAAGAATGGAAACCTTTTTTTGA
- a CDS encoding MFS transporter, producing MPRKTSKRNSFFIIFSIFAISVNMRPAITSIGPMLETIREQLTLSNAQVSLLTAVPVICMGIFATMAPVLNRKFGLKHTIYAMLILIGIMTVLRGFISNFLVLIGTAFLIGIAIAVIGPLLSAMIKQYFPDRAASVIGIYSFGMGVGSAASAGLTAVFFETTGSYLFALSIWSVLALLGLVSWFLAMKGHLEIRQLDSVTVKGKRKKIKSPWKTRKAWLFLLFFGLQSSAFFSIITWLAPIAISAGMTLLQAGTLLSIMTTVQIFLNILLPLLMERFPARKFWLLLMLISGMLAVVLFWTGIHPLMWVGAFIMGIPLGGLFPVALLLPLDETKNAEEASSWTAMMQTGGFIIGGFLPLLIAVVYDGTANHNYTFGIILSLYVMMVILTFMIGNKKMYEEN from the coding sequence ATGCCCAGAAAAACAAGTAAACGGAATTCATTTTTTATTATTTTTTCCATTTTTGCAATATCCGTTAATATGAGGCCGGCAATCACTTCAATTGGGCCCATGCTTGAAACGATTCGTGAACAGTTAACGTTATCGAACGCACAGGTAAGTCTATTGACAGCCGTTCCAGTCATTTGTATGGGGATTTTTGCCACAATGGCGCCGGTGTTGAACCGGAAATTCGGATTGAAGCATACTATCTATGCGATGCTTATACTAATTGGAATAATGACCGTTTTACGAGGTTTCATTTCCAATTTTTTAGTTTTAATCGGAACAGCATTCCTTATCGGTATAGCTATTGCGGTTATCGGACCGCTTCTTTCCGCGATGATCAAACAGTATTTCCCTGATCGTGCCGCTTCCGTCATTGGCATTTATTCATTCGGAATGGGGGTCGGTTCTGCAGCTAGTGCAGGATTAACCGCCGTATTTTTCGAAACGACTGGGTCATACTTGTTTGCACTAAGTATTTGGTCTGTTCTAGCACTCCTCGGTCTAGTTTCTTGGTTTTTAGCGATGAAAGGCCATCTGGAGATACGTCAACTCGATTCCGTGACGGTGAAAGGTAAACGGAAAAAGATAAAATCCCCGTGGAAAACACGGAAAGCTTGGCTATTCTTACTATTTTTTGGCTTGCAGTCTTCTGCTTTCTTTTCAATTATTACATGGCTTGCACCGATCGCAATTTCTGCTGGTATGACCTTGTTGCAAGCGGGAACGTTACTCAGCATCATGACGACCGTCCAAATCTTTTTAAATATTCTCTTACCGTTGCTGATGGAACGCTTTCCAGCAAGGAAGTTTTGGCTTTTACTTATGCTTATTTCCGGGATGCTTGCAGTCGTGCTGTTCTGGACGGGGATTCATCCACTTATGTGGGTAGGTGCGTTCATCATGGGCATTCCGCTTGGTGGTTTATTCCCAGTTGCGCTCCTATTACCGCTTGACGAGACGAAAAATGCTGAAGAAGCAAGTTCTTGGACAGCAATGATGCAGACGGGTGGTTTCATCATCGGAGGATTCCTACCGCTGCTAATTGCAGTTGTATATGATGGTACAGCAAACCATAATTATACATTTGGCATTATCCTGTCATTGTATGTGATGATGGTCATCCTGACGTTTATGATCGGAAATAAAAAAATGTACGAAGAAAACTAA
- a CDS encoding IS256 family transposase yields MTQFTTDIVQALVQKQDITEVFRSHLETAVNSLLTTELTAFLDYEKYDRIGFNSGNSRNGSYDRTLHTEYGDLRVTIPRDRNGDFKQQTVAPYKRSNDTLESFVIHMFQKGVTMSEIADLIEKMYGHHYTRQTISNMTQVVGEQVEAFNRRKLSARYVCVYLDATYISVRRETVSKEAVYIAVGIREDGSKEVIAYTIAPTESAFNWKELLLETKERGVEEVLLFLSDGLAGMIDTITSVFPKAQFQTCLVHVARNISHKVRVEDRAEICDDFKTVYRADDQEAGQVALDNFCSKWNKSYPKVTKSLATNDHLLTFYNFPKAIWRSIYSTNLIESFNKQIKKYTKRKEQFPNEEALERFLVSQFEEYNQRFAVRCHIGFDQARAKLAELFEVKE; encoded by the coding sequence ATGACTCAGTTTACAACAGATATTGTTCAAGCACTAGTACAAAAACAAGATATTACCGAGGTTTTTCGTTCGCATTTAGAAACAGCGGTTAATAGTTTACTGACTACTGAACTGACAGCTTTTTTAGATTATGAAAAATACGACCGAATAGGCTTTAATTCAGGGAATTCACGTAATGGTTCGTATGACCGAACGCTACACACGGAATATGGTGACCTCCGAGTTACGATTCCCCGTGATCGCAACGGTGATTTTAAACAACAGACAGTTGCGCCTTATAAGCGGTCAAACGATACACTCGAATCATTTGTCATTCACATGTTTCAAAAAGGCGTTACCATGTCGGAAATCGCAGATTTAATCGAGAAAATGTACGGTCATCATTACACACGTCAAACCATTTCTAACATGACACAGGTAGTGGGCGAACAAGTAGAAGCCTTTAATAGAAGGAAACTCAGTGCGCGCTATGTCTGTGTTTATTTAGACGCAACCTATATTTCTGTTCGACGTGAAACGGTCTCTAAAGAAGCTGTTTATATAGCTGTGGGCATTCGCGAAGATGGATCAAAAGAAGTAATTGCTTACACAATCGCTCCAACAGAATCAGCATTCAATTGGAAAGAGCTCTTACTGGAAACAAAAGAGCGTGGCGTAGAAGAAGTCCTTCTCTTCCTTTCAGACGGCTTAGCAGGCATGATTGACACGATTACAAGCGTATTTCCTAAAGCGCAATTCCAAACATGTTTAGTGCATGTGGCACGCAATATTTCACATAAAGTACGTGTCGAAGATCGTGCTGAGATTTGCGATGACTTCAAAACAGTTTACCGAGCAGATGATCAGGAAGCTGGGCAAGTCGCGTTAGATAATTTCTGTTCCAAGTGGAACAAATCATATCCAAAGGTAACAAAATCACTCGCTACAAATGATCATCTACTTACCTTCTATAACTTTCCAAAGGCAATTTGGCGCAGCATCTACTCAACGAATTTAATCGAGTCCTTTAACAAGCAAATCAAGAAATATACAAAGCGCAAAGAACAGTTTCCGAATGAAGAAGCACTCGAACGCTTCCTAGTCTCGCAGTTTGAAGAGTACAACCAACGCTTCGCCGTACGATGCCATATCGGTTTCGATCAAGCACGTGCAAAGCTGGCTGAGTTGTTTGAAGTGAAAGAATAA